GCGCGCTGCGGTCCGTGACCATCCGCAGCGGCGGCCCCCTGAACCTCCAGGGCCAGGGCATGGTCGGCCTGAGGTCGCTGGGCGGCGCGGTCAACATCAACGCGGTCGGCGCCCTCTCCATGAACGCGGCGGGCGCCGCGACGCTCAGCGCGGCCGGGACCGTGCAGATCAACGCCGTCGGCCAGGCGGCGCTGCGCGCGGCCAACGTCGACATCACGGGCATCGTCATGGTCAACAAGAAGCTGTATCCGATCCCGTGACGGCCCCCTTCCTGTCGCCCCGGCCCGACAGGTCGCCATGGCCGCTCACGTCGCCATCGCTCGTCGAGTCGCCGTGGTCGGTCGCATCGCCCTGGTCCGGGGGCCGCTCATGAGTACACGTTCGTCCGCAAGGTATGGAAGGGGGGTGGCCCGCTGATGGCCGAGCAGTTCGTCGGATCCGGCTGGGCGTTCCCGCTGCGCATCGGCCCCACCGGGGGCATCGCCCTGGTCAGCGGGGAGCGGGAGGTCGAGGAGGCCATCCGGCTCGTCCTGGCGACCGCGCCGGGTGAGCGGCCGATGCGCCCGGAGTTCGGCTGCGCCATCCACGACCTGGTGTTCGCGCCGGTCAACGAGGCCACCGCCGGCCGTATCCAGCACGAGGTGTACGCGAGCCTCGACCGCTGGGAGCCGCGGATCGAGGTGACCGACGTCGAGGTGACGGCGGGCGCCGACCAGGGCGTCCTCTTCATCGACGTCCGCTACTCGATCCGAGGCACCAACAACCCGCGCAGCCTGGTCTTCCCGTTCTACGTCATCCCCTCCCACGACGAGCCGGACCCGACCTCCGAAGGCTCCGACCGTCCCGAACGCCCCGACCGTCCCGAAAGCGACCGCTGATGGCCCTGCCCTCCCCGAACCTCGACGACCGCCGCTTCCAGCAGTTCGTCGACGACGCCAAGCGCTACATCCAGCAGCGGGCCCCGGAGTGGACCGACCACAACGTCTCCGACCCCGGGGTCACCCTGGTGGAGACGGTCGCCCACATGGCCGACCAGATCGTCTACCGGCTCAACCGGGTGCCGGAGAAGAACCATCTGGCGTTCCTGGACCTGGTGGGCATCACCCTGTTCCCGCCCTCGGCCGCCCGCACGGACGTGACGTTCTGGCTGTCGGCGCCGCAGGAGGAGCCGGTGGCACTGCCGGTGGGCACCGAGGTCGCGACCGTACGCACCGAGAGCGAGGAGGCGGTGGTCTTCACCACCGAGCGCGAACTGGACGTCGTGCCCTGCGCGTTGCGGTACCTGGTGACCCAGCGGCCCGGTGAGCCGGTGGCCGACCGGACCTCCGACCTCGCCGAGGGCAAGGACCTGATGTGCTTCGCGGAGTCCCCGCGGCCCGGCGACTGCATGCTGTTCGGGCTGACGGCCGCCGTGCCGCACTGCGCGGTGGTGCTCGAACTGGACAGCGTGGTCGACGGTGTCGGCGTGGACCCCCGGCAGCCGCCGCTGGTCTGGGAGGCGTGGACCGAGGACGGCTGGACGGCGTGCGAGGTCGACCGCGACGGCACGGGCGGCCTGAACCGTCCGGGCGAGGTCGTCCTGCACATGCCCGGCGGGCACACCCTGTCCCGCACCGGCGGCCAGGAGGCCGGCTGGCTGCGCTGCCGGGTCACCGAACCCCTGCCCGGCCAGCCCTTCTACACCACCTCGCCGACCGTCCGGGCCGCCGAGGCCTTCACCATCGGCGGCACCACCACCGTCGTCCACGCCGAGACCGTGTACGACGAGGCGCTCGGCGAGTCCACCGGCCTGCCCGGACAGCGGCTGCGCCTCGCGCACTTCCCCGTGGTCGGCGACACCCCGCCCGTGCTGCTCCAGACCGCCGAGCACGACGGCTGGACCGACTGGGACGTCGTCCCGTCCTTCGCCGCGTCCACCTCCTACGACCGCCACATCACCCTGGACTCCGCCACCGGTGAGATCGCCTTCGGCCCGGCGGTGCGGGAGCCCGACGGGAGCCTGCGCCAGTACGGGGCCGTCGCGCCCAAGGGGTCCGTCATCCGCGCCGTGCGCTACCGCACCGGCGGGGGCCGGGCCGGCAATGTGGCCCGGGGCGCCATCCGGGTGCTGCGCACCTCCGTCCCGTACGTCTCCGAGGTCGTCAACCGGGAGGCCGCGCGCGGCGGGGTCGACGCGGAGACCGTGGAAGAAGCGAAGGTCCGGGCACCGATCACCTTGCGCGCCCAGGAACGCGCGGTGACCCTGCGCGACTACGAGGAACTCGCCCGCCGCGCGGCCCCCGAGACCGCCCGCATCACCTGTCTGGAGGGCGAGGAGGGCGAGCACGGGGCCTACGCGGTACGGGTGCTGGTGGTCCCCCAGGCGGTCCCGGACCCGGGCGGCCGGCTCCGCTTCGAGCAACTCGTCCCCGGTGACGCCCTGTTGCGCCGCATCACCCGCCACCTGGACGAGCGCCGCCTGATCGGCACGCGGCTGGCCGTCGGCCCGCCCTTCTACCAGGGCATCACGGTCGTCGCCACGCTGCACGCCTTCCGGGGCGTGGACACCGACCGCGTCCGCCGTCAGGCCCACGACGCGCTCTACCGCCACCTCGACCCGCTGACCGGCGGCGCCGACGGCCGGGGCTGGCCCTTCGGCCGCCCCGTCCAGTCCGGCGAGGTCTTCGCCGTCCTCCAGCGGGTGCCCGGCGTCGAACTCGTCGACGACGTCCAGCTCCACCCCGCCGACCCCCTCACCGGCAAACGGGGCGACCCCACCAACCGCATCGACCTCTCGCCCCCGTCCCTGGTCTTCTCCTTCGACCACCGGGTCCGCGTGATCGGGGACAAGCAGTGAAATCTCTTGACGGGGCGCAGCCCCTGAAGGGGCGCGGGGCTGTTACATATGCGGCTCCGCCGCGTGGGCGCGAGCAACCACGACGAACCCGCGGCCGCCGGCTCACCGCACCCCCCGAGCTCCTGGGCGCACCCGGAGGCCGCACATGAGGGGCTCCATAGACGGCCTCGGCTCCTCGCACCCCATCGGCACGATGCTCCCCGCCGTGTTCGCCGACGACGACCTCGCCCAACGCTTCATCGGCGGCCTCGACGAGGTCCTCGCCCCGATCCTCTCCGTCCTCGACTGCCTGGACTCCTACTTCACGCCGTCCCTGGCCCCGGTGGACTTCACCCAGTGGCTCGCCGGCTGGGTCGGCGCCGAGACGGACGGCACGGAACCGGAGGACCGCCTGCGCGCCGCGGTCGCCGCCGCCGCGTATCTGCACCGGGTACGCGGCACCCGGCGCGGCCTGTCCGAGGCCGTACGCCTGGTCTTCGGCGTGACCCCGGAGATCACCGAGAGCGGCGCCGCCACCTGGGACGCCCGCCCCCTCGGACCTGTCCCGGGCGAGCGCCGCCCGCGCCTGCACGTGGCCCTGCGCCTGCCCGATCCCACCCCGGCGGACGAACACCGGCTGGACAGCCTCGTCGCCGCCGCCCGCCCCGCCCACATGCCGTACACGGTCCAGGTGACCGCCGCCGAAAGGATCCCCGAGAGATGACCAGCCCGACCCCCGGCACCGGCCAGGCCCAGAGCTGCGCCGAATGCGGAACCCGCGGGGAGCCCGGCCAGTCCTTCTGCGACGCC
The DNA window shown above is from Streptomyces akebiae and carries:
- a CDS encoding GPW/gp25 family protein, whose product is MAEQFVGSGWAFPLRIGPTGGIALVSGEREVEEAIRLVLATAPGERPMRPEFGCAIHDLVFAPVNEATAGRIQHEVYASLDRWEPRIEVTDVEVTAGADQGVLFIDVRYSIRGTNNPRSLVFPFYVIPSHDEPDPTSEGSDRPERPDRPESDR
- a CDS encoding putative baseplate assembly protein produces the protein MALPSPNLDDRRFQQFVDDAKRYIQQRAPEWTDHNVSDPGVTLVETVAHMADQIVYRLNRVPEKNHLAFLDLVGITLFPPSAARTDVTFWLSAPQEEPVALPVGTEVATVRTESEEAVVFTTERELDVVPCALRYLVTQRPGEPVADRTSDLAEGKDLMCFAESPRPGDCMLFGLTAAVPHCAVVLELDSVVDGVGVDPRQPPLVWEAWTEDGWTACEVDRDGTGGLNRPGEVVLHMPGGHTLSRTGGQEAGWLRCRVTEPLPGQPFYTTSPTVRAAEAFTIGGTTTVVHAETVYDEALGESTGLPGQRLRLAHFPVVGDTPPVLLQTAEHDGWTDWDVVPSFAASTSYDRHITLDSATGEIAFGPAVREPDGSLRQYGAVAPKGSVIRAVRYRTGGGRAGNVARGAIRVLRTSVPYVSEVVNREAARGGVDAETVEEAKVRAPITLRAQERAVTLRDYEELARRAAPETARITCLEGEEGEHGAYAVRVLVVPQAVPDPGGRLRFEQLVPGDALLRRITRHLDERRLIGTRLAVGPPFYQGITVVATLHAFRGVDTDRVRRQAHDALYRHLDPLTGGADGRGWPFGRPVQSGEVFAVLQRVPGVELVDDVQLHPADPLTGKRGDPTNRIDLSPPSLVFSFDHRVRVIGDKQ
- a CDS encoding phage tail protein — encoded protein: MRGSIDGLGSSHPIGTMLPAVFADDDLAQRFIGGLDEVLAPILSVLDCLDSYFTPSLAPVDFTQWLAGWVGAETDGTEPEDRLRAAVAAAAYLHRVRGTRRGLSEAVRLVFGVTPEITESGAATWDARPLGPVPGERRPRLHVALRLPDPTPADEHRLDSLVAAARPAHMPYTVQVTAAERIPER